GCGGGACCTGATTTTACAACTCAGCCATTTAGCAGAATCAGTGGAATTTTCCACATGGTTCCTCCTGATGGCTGGCTACTGGCATCATTGCAGCTTTGTCCTCTGGGAGCCATTAGGTTGCAGCCCCTGAAGCCTAGCCGGCTGTTTCAGCAGGTCAGATTGTGGGATCTGTGTGTTTTTCTTGGCAAGGGGAGCCATGCAGGATTTCAAAGCCTAAGtgccatttttattttccttgtgcGAGCTCTGTACTAAATTCTTTGAGAAATGGGGCTAAAGTGAGGAAGGtgtccccccaacacacacaaacacacaccccagATACAGTGACCCAGATGACTCATTGGCATTGGGCCCCTTTCTGAGTGCCAAGGGGTCAGGGTAATACGCAGGGAATAGCACGTTGCTTCAGAATCTGTACAAACCTACATATGCCCTGTGAAGATGAGTTGATacttcctctccccttcccctggTTAATGTGATATTATTACTGAGGTATCACATTtgatgctctttttttgattagttCTTTTAGTGGATTTATTTTTGCCCTAGACTTTGCCAAAACTTTGTCATGAAAAATAGACTCCGGCGTCACAGGCAGGTAAAGTTGAAAAGGCAGTGGTTTAACTAGGCAAGACAGTGCTCAGTAATTATGAAATTAGAATATATTCCTGAAGTGCTTTCTCTTAATCATTGAAGTTTTGGTCCTtgaagctctgggctgctaaccaaaaggttggaggttcgaatccacacagaggtacctcggaagaaaggcctggtgatctacttcctattgaaaaccctatggagcacagttctactctgacacacatggggttaccattagttggagtcagcttgatggcattttttttttttttaatagacacagCTACAAGCTGGATCAATTAGAGAAGTTCGACTCCAAGCCTGAACAGAGTGTTTCCATCTTGCTGGTTCTGGAGAGATCCCTGCTGTGTGGTGTGCCCAAGGGCAGGCTGGCTGTGTGTGAAATGAAGAAGGAACAAACATTCCTGAAGAAGGAACAAACATTCCACCTCcgcttaaatatttaaaaaaaagagtttgtTTATTGAGGGCAAGAGGATGCAaacaatataaaaaccaaaagctTATCTGGCATTTAACTGACTTTCTTTTCTCTACTGGTCGAATGGGAGCTGGATTTTATTTGTACATACTCTAAAGGGCCCCAATCTGCTCATGAAATCCTTATACGGGGGAAGCTGTGGAGCGGAATCTTTAGGCAACTCTTTGGGATAACTCTTGTCAGGGTGGGAGTGACTCCTGGGCTCCGCTGACTTCTACTTCTTTCCCTTCTGCTTCATGTGCACTACAAAGTAGTCGTTGCATGCGATGGTGAGCCCAGCAATTAGTGAAAAGAAGCTCTGGAAGCCCACTTTGCCATCTCGGCACTGGTCGAGGTCCTTCATTATTTTGTCCACGGCCAGAGGGTCTTTTtggttctggaaaaaaaaaaaggaaaaaaggcaagaaataTCAGTTGGTGGTTGCCATGACCAGCTCGTTTGATCTGCACAGCTGACAGCCATGTGTACAATCTCCCAATTATTTGAACATTTGTTTTCGGTCTTCTAAATTATTTTTGTGCTTTGTGGGAGCACGTCAGTAAATTCCTATTTGTCTGAAGCTAGGAAAGAGGTTCCTATGACATTCTTTCATATAACTGTGGAACCTTAGAAACTGCCAATTTCAGGACGCTAGGAAGAGGAGATTCAGTGACAGAGAACCTAGATGCAGGTCTCTGAATTTTTAATCCAGGGGTCTTGCCACTTAGAACCCAAGATGGCCTTCTGGCTGGCCAGTTCAACTCTTTCCAGTTCGACTGTTTCCACAATTTTTAAAATCACAAGTTCTGCCTAAGGACCATCCAGAATTCCCCATTTTGTAGTTTAAACTTAACATTCTCTTAGTAAACTTTTTTTCCTGATGGCATGGTCAAATCCTTGAAAAGGGAAACCcctttaagaaaatatttcatgAGATTATTTAGGGAGTAAGTTTCAGATCATCGTTCCATGGACTTTAAGGAGATGCTGAAGATGTCACGGGGTGTTCTTAGGTTTGAAGAGGATGGAGAGACAGCTCCCACTGGTCCTTGGCACAGCCAAGGCCAAGCTGGTGTGGCTATGCGACCTTGTGTATGTCATATAGGTTAGTGGGCCCCAGTGTATCAAATGTGAATCGGGGAGGTTGGACTAGGGTATCACTAAGATCCCTTCTTTATGAGTTGTTACATCTATGCCATCTTATACTCTTTCCTGCACATCGTACATTAGATGGGTTTCAAAATGAATACGTGTCATGCAGGCGTAAATTCTGAAGACTCCTGATGCCTGGCATAAGCGTGTGGGTCTGAGGTGGGCAGGCAAGATCCCCTTTGTTTTCATTGTGCTTCCGTGGTGATTGGCTTAATCTTTCCTTTTCATGGTGCTGCTGGTCAGAAGTGGAAAAGTGCTGGTTCTACTATGGGTCCGTGTTATCAGCAGAAGAGGGAGATATGGCCCCCTGTAGGGGTTGTTAAATGGCTCAGATAAAGAATTAATGAACTCCAGTGACAGCGTCACCAAGTGGGGGACTGATAGTGTCTCAGTTGTGCTGGATGTTTATAAATTGCACTCAGAAATCCCTAAAGTGAAAACAGCAACATTTCCTACAGGACTCCAAACTGCTACCCTAAGCAATCAATTAAAACCTGCTCTATGCAGCTATCTCTGCTTTTGGTGGGTTCCAGTTAATTCTGGCCTCACCTTCAGCTTCCTGACTGTGGTCAGAATGAGTAAAATTTGGATAACACAAGGGGTCAATTTTAGAAACAAAACGCTCCATCAATGCAGTGAGTGTGGGCGTGCCTGGAATTATGACCCCACGCCTAGAATAAACTACCTTGCTGCCTATAGTGCTTCCTTCTACATATGTCCTGATGTTTCCCATGCTACAAAGCCTTTAGGGAGCAGGGGTCTGGGTCTTACATGACATTCATCCTGGCTTCTAACTTATACAACAACGTGATTCACAAGTGTTTCCTGTACCAAGAAAGCCTTTGTTCATGTGATGGGCAGGCTTACAATGAACGCATTCTGTCCTGGCATTTTATACTTGCCTTGAAGAAACATAGAAAGTGAAAGTAATCTTGGAGATAATCATGCCCTgtcctctcattttacagaggagggaactgaggcccagagagctgAAGCAACCTGCGTAGTATTAGTTAGGGCAGAGCTGGATCTTCTAATCCCTGGTCTGGGGCTACAtcataaaaaaccagttgctgtcgagtcaactgtgactcatggcgactccatgtgcactggagtagagctgtgctccatagggttttcaatggctgattttttggaagtagattgccaggcctttcttccaaggcacctctgggtggacttcaactgccagccttttgattagcagctgagcacgttagccatttacaccacctagggattCTGGGGCTAAATCATAGGACTTTAGAAACACAGAGTAACTATAATCTAACTCATTTTGAGATAGCATTGTGGTAATTGCAGATTTGAGTTAGGCTAGTTTTATCTGCTTATTTAACTGGTATTGAAGAAATGTAAATCAGAGTGCACTACAAAGccccacggagccctggtggggcagtggttaaaagttcggctgctaaccaaaatgtcagtagttccaatccaccagctgctccttggaaaccctagggggcagttctacctgtcctatagtgtcactatagtattgctatgagttggaatcgaccggatggcaatgggttttgtttttgtacaaAGCCCCATATTTACTGACATAAGACTTGTGGGCTTAACAAATGTGCTATTTACAGAGCAGGTGACAAGAGACAGGACCCAGGCTTTTACTGTCATTTCCCTTCACTCTTTAGAGGCTAATGCATTATTCAACACCAAGAAGAGTAATGATCCTTTCACACGATTACAATGGTGGCAGGAAAAGAAGTTCTTAAATTCCAATCTAAAATTTCCTCAAGCAATGTTTTACTTTCAATTAACTTCTACATCTGGAGGGGGGTGTACAGTGTAAAAGGACAACTGTGCCTTGTGGCCTAATGTCCTGAGCTATGTGTCTAAGGTGATGGCAGAGTCCTGTTCTAGTCTTAATGGATCCTCTGTCTGTTAAAGGTGAGGGGATAATTCAAATTGTCCTCCTGTGGACTCACAGTATTTTCCATGTGAAAGCAATTATTTCTGGAGTGAAGCTTGGCTCTCATTCATTGGATACTTGACACTGTTCCTTTAGAgttaggaaaaggaagaaaaaattcttgATCTGAAGGGATTTAAGAAGGGAGATTCATGTTGTTCAAAGTAGAATGTGACCAGGATGTGGCATATCCAACTCCAGGTTTATGGACTTCAGTGGGGCCGTTCCTGGGTTGACTACTCTCTTCAGAAAGGCCTTTTTTCCAGCAACAGTCATCTCAATGGATGCAGGCGACTCTGGATGGGGTTTCTCTAACAAATACCTCCTATTATGGTTATTTGTATGTGTCTTATTTCAACTtcagactgtaagctccttgagggcagggactgtgtcttctccacttctttcttttttccccttagaGTATACTACAAATAATAGCAGGCAATCAAttacatttaataaataaatgaatgaaaataccTTCCTAGTAGTGACCTACACAGGGAAGggatggaaagagaaagagaaaggaaccaGGGCCTAAAAGCACTGATTTTTCCATCTGGGTCTCTCTGAGCCTTTCAGcacttacttccaaaaatccagGGAACTCCTTTTCCATGAGCACTCTCAGGTCCTCCTTTGTTAAGTAGCCTTTATCCCCAGCAAATTTGTGAAACGTGAACATCATCGTTTCCATGGCATGTTCCATTTGAGATGGCATTTTGGTGACGTCTGTTGGAGCCTGTTAAAGGATGTAAAGAAACAGGGTTTACAGTAACTTTTAGGCCACATGTATTACCAGTCTTTTGATGATAACTGAAAGGAGAATGGTTAGGTGATCCATTTGGTCCTTTCTGGCTGTATATTCAATGAATCTAAGAACCAATTCACCCCATTTTTGGCATCTCTTGCTAATGAAAACAGACACCTCAGGTATGAGTGCTTTGAATGAGGGATTCACCTCACTGCCAGGCAATTTTGTATAAATCACCTAATGAAGAATAAAAGCTGTAATCATTGGGAAAAACAAGATCTGACAAAGCACCTTCTGAAAGAACAGATGTTTTGTCATTTCTCTTGGTGCTGGTAAATGGGCTCTTACCTATGGCTAAATACAACAACCCATATAGTCAAGCCAGGTTAATATGAAAACTTCACCCCTCCAAGCTTAACTTGGTAACCTGGTTAGTCTGATCCTACGGTTTAGAAATCTGGTTACAAACGAATGTGTCTGCTGTGTATGTCTTTTTTACTAAAGCTCTGAACTTGTCATTTATTGCAATAAAGACACTTGGATCTCTGGCAGTAAAATGTATTGGTCCCTAAAGCTCTGAACTTGTCATTTATTGCAATAAAGACACTTGGATCTCTGGCAGTAAAATGTATTGGTCCCATCGCACTAAAAGTTACCCCAAGCCCATTATCTCATTCACTTGAGAAGGTACAGGTAATAGTAGTAACAGTAAGTTCTAAATCTTGTGTAGGGGCCGATATATTTTTTGCAGCCCTGGACAGAAGAGCCACTCTCACAGTCTGGGGTGAGGTGGGAGAGCAAGAGCTTTTCATCCTGACAGGTTTATAAGAAAGAAAACATGGCcggtcattataaaaaaaaaaaaaaaaaatttatagtcaGGTGTAATGATCTGGTTGGAGTATGTGTTATCAACACCCAATGCCTGGTACCTAATAGGAGCTCAGGGAATGTTGGCTTAATTAGAAGGAATGCTTTGGCCAGAATAGAGAAGCTTTGGCTAACAccgctgttatagattgaattatgtctccccaaaatatgtgttgtaaatcctatcctctacgcctgtggttataatcccatttggtaatgggttgtctttgttaatgaggcaggattagcatagggtgtgttttgagtcagtctcttttgagatataaagtagATTCAACCAGctagcagaggagagatgggggaagtgagatgccaagccacatgaagatctcacAGGAGCAtaaactcagaagagacaaggaccttccttcagagccgacagagagagaaagccttttcctagagccggcaccctgaattcagacttctagcctcctaaactgtgggagaataaattcctgtttgttaaagccacccacttgtgtgatttctgttataacagcactagatgactaagacagaatttggtgtcAGAAGAGTGgtatctaacagatacctaaaatgtggaagcggttttggaattgggtaatgggtagaggctggaatagttttaaggtgcctaatagttgtttaatagtaaaagcctcgATTGCCTGGAAGAGACTTTTGGTAGAactatggacatcaaaggcaattctggcgagggctcagaaggaaggcaggaaggctatagagaaagtctctatctaATCTccgagaatacatatggcaccagcaacagaatgttgctagaaatgtggacgttaAATGTGCTCCTCGTGAGGCTTTAAAAGCAAATGATAAATGTGTGAtttgacaatggaggaagggcgatgctttttatgcagaggcagagaacttccctgaattctgttcaaatgtttggtggaaggtacaaCTTGTAAGCGATGAGCTTgggtgagatttctaagcaagattttaaaggggccgtgtggtttctccttgctgcttatagtaaaatgcaagaagaaagagatggacttaaaaatgaactgtgcaaaatgaaaacagtacttaaaaagatttggaaaattccgttgtacaaactaaggatatgtgtcctagaatgttcaccaaggacgtggctacacaatcttttgttaaaaagattaagcctgtgactgaggAATCTAACCAActacacaacagaaaacccatcagcttagactgaagggaacagagaagaacaaaaggacccaaatcaaaaaccaaacccagtgccatcgagtcgattccgactcatactgaccctataggacagagtagaactgcgccatagagtttccatggagcgcctagtggattcgaactgctggccctttggttagcagccgtagcatttaaccactacaccaccagggtttcccggagCAAAAGGAAAGAACCTAAAAATCACTACTGGATAGGGAACAGGTGAATTTAAACCAAGACTCTAATATGCCACtcacccttccccctcccccacaaaaaTCCCAAGAATTGACTTTAAGCACAGGCTGAAGGAGAGGCCGGCAACTTCCCTCCTCTGAAGGGTGCTAACAGGAACCTGAGGTATGCTTTCCACCTGGGTCCTGCTGCCCACAGATGCATGTTCaacccagaaaaaccaaaaccaaacccagtgccgtcaagtcgattcagactcatagtgaccctataggacagagcagaactgccccatagagtttccaaggagcgcctagcggattcgaactgccgaccctttggtcagcagctgtaacacttaaccgctacgccaccaggatttccaaaaacCAGGCCCGTtcccatcgagtccattctgactcatagcaactctagaggacagagtagaactcccccatagagtttctaaggagcagctggtgcatttgaactgccgaccttttggttagcagccaagctcttaacccgtGGGCCACCCAGGGCTCCACTACATGTTCAACAGAGATCCCTAAATGCTGTCCTTTATAGAGGAGAAGGTGGAGCTGGTAAACACTAGGACTGAGGAATTACACTTAAGAATTGTATACGCTATCCCTTAATCCCCAGAAAAGAACGGGAAACAGCGTGCCAAAGAATGTGCTACTCTAGCGAATGCTATAAGCCAGAATCTGGCATAATTCATCTGGAGGGCAATTCCCTTGGAAAGGGCTGCGAAGTCCACTGGGAGATGAATACCAGCGGAAACCACACCCTTTCCCCTGTCTTCCTACACCCAGATCTGGCTTATCCACCATCCCCCATATGGGTTTCAGATGGCAGTGGACTCAGAGGGAGTCTGCCTTGCCTGGATTGGTTCTGCAAGTCCAGCCACGtgtgtgctttaagagaaatgaACTGAGTGAATCACCCAGGGGAGATGAACGTGGAATCCTACCCCACTTGTTAAATACACAGGGAAGGAGTTAGGTGCCACAGATGTTTAAAAATACCTGTGCCTAAGCTCAGAGCAGCAGAGCACTTCATTTCCAATTCCTACAGATCCTAGAAGTTGAAACGTGCTGTGGGACATCACCTTCttcacagggcagagcagaaggaAACCCAGAGTGCACTACCACAGAAGTAAGAAAGGGAATGCTGGAGGGTAAACCTGTGGCAGATTGATTCATGGTGTCCCTAtgcgttgcagagtagaactgtgctccatagggttttcaatggctcaagAATAGTCTGtgagctgtgatctttcagaagtagaccaccaggcttttcttttgaggtgcctctgagtggattcgaatctttcagttagtagccaagtgcttaactatttgtgccacccagggactctgcagtagggcaaaacaaaccaaacccactgcagtggagTCCACTGCAGCTCACAGCCACCCTAGaagcagtagaactgccccatagggtttacaaggctgtaatctttacggctaTGAGTTggtaatcgactcaacggcagtgggtttgtttttttttaatctttacggaagcaggctgctacatctttctccccagtggctggtggattccaaccaccgaccttttgctttaaccactgcgccaccagggctccttgcagtagggcaaaaacaaacgaaaaaaaccaaaccggttgccgtggtgtcgattccaactcatagtgaccctataggacagagagctgccccatagggtttccaaggagcagctggtggattcaaactgtcgaccttttggttagcatccaaacgcttaaccactgcgccacccggGTCAAGACCCCTTAATACAGGAAGATAGGCTAATCCAAGAACTTCTAAGAAATACAAGTTGAAAGGTGAGGATATCCTAGCCATCTTGAATCTCTTCCTCCCAACCAGTCTTACGCGCCCTGCGAGAGCGCTCGGGTCTCAGGTCACTTTACCAAGTGATGGAGCTTTTGTCTCAGAAGCCACACCGCTGCCCCACTGggttccccctccccctcccggcAGCTTTATTCAGCAAATGGGTTGTGAATACAACAGCCAGCTGACGTCCTATTTGTCCAGTAGACCTTTAGCAATCAGAATGCAGAGCCGGGGCTGGCCGGGAGATGTAAGGTtgtgaaagtgaaattaagtGTTTAAAGTCAGAGGAGATGCCCTGGTCTCAGTTCATAGTATTGATCAGGGTTTATCAAcaaggctggaaaccctggtggcacagtagttaagagttatggctgctaaccaaaaggtgggtagttcgaatccaccaggctctccttgtaaaccctatggggcagctctactctgtgctatagtgttgctataagctggaatcgactctaccgcaacgggtttggtttatttttgtttatcaACAAGAAACTCTGCTTTGAAGAAGGAGCCAGCACACTGGTTAGAGACTAAGAAACAAGGGGGGAAACACTGTGACTACGACTCTGTTCTCTAGTAGCTGAATCACCTCCACCGACACGTAGCCCTTCTCGGTTGGCCTTTTTCTGGAGCGCAGCACCTGCGCCACTGAGTGAGCGCGGCAAGGCCCTCCCTTCatgggcggggcggggcgcggcTGGGCGGGGCGGGGCTGCCGCACTGACCTTTGATTGCTAAAGCAGTTCTGGGACTTGACTGGCGTTTCCATCCCCCCAGCCACCCGACACGCTCCACTCCTGGGCAACGGTGGGCCTCCTGCTTCCTGGATGGGTACCCTGATGGGAGGGCCTCGGGGCTGAGAGGCAGCAGCGTCCTCCACGGCCACCACCTCCTCCAGCACCTGAACCACTTGATCACATTTCatagtctgtctgtctgcctctcCATCTTAGACTTAAATTCCTTATGGTCAAGAATTGTGAATTATTCTGCTTTTATCCGTTAACCACTAAAGACCTGTTTGCTAAACGAGCGGATAAATGAATCAAATGACCCCTTGGCAGGAGCTAAGTCCAGGTTTGATCACCCAGGACTGGGCTGAAAACCTTGGAGCTCAGAGCTCAGCGAGAACACGTGGGAGCTGGGAAGGGCCAGGAAGGAACCGCAAAAGGGCTCACTTCTGAATGGAACAGTAGAGCACAGAGAAAAACACATTCCACAGGCAAAGGAAAAAATGTGTCCTGCTAAACAGGTCTGGTCAGACCCTGCCATGACTCCTCTCCTCTCTCACTCTCGGTGTTTTCTCATGTTTCATTCATCCCACCTTCTACTTCATGCCTATCTCACCGGTGATCTCCATGGGATATTAACCATCTCACTGTTCATGCGCCTTTTATTAAATCATTTCGTTCTGATGCTTGGATATGGCCTGTATATGTTTGTGTGGGCAACGCGACTTAAGAGTGGAGGCCTGGAAGCTGCAGTCCTTCTCGAGGTAATTTTCTCTATGGAAGAGAATTCTAGACTCCATAAATTTAGTCCCTGTAATGGGAATTCAGTTTCCCTTTTTGGCTCTCCCACACAGAGCACCTACTTTGCCTGTCTTGGCATGGTGTCAGGCACTaagggacagacagacagatagacacacGCATGGTTCTTGCCTCTGAGAAGTTCACTAGCTAATGGCATACTTCTTAAAAGTCTGTCCTGAATTCCAGTTATTTGCATTTGTTTCCTCATTAGTCTGTGCGCTACCTGAGCAGGACCCCAGTAGCTACTGTCCTGCCCTCACAGTGCCTCCTCAATAAGTGGGTAAGCATGAGATTGACAATGTAAGATCTGACCAACCTGGAAGTAGCAGGGGAACAACAGGCCTCCTTACAAAATTGTCTGCTCCTGAGCAATCCCGAATGTTTGCTCTGGACCTATGCCCGGATCCAGTCGTAATTTCAAAGAGGACACTTGTAAAGAGCAAAAGGCCTGATTTACTTTGCTCTTCAGTGTCTCATCCAGACCCTAGTTTTCTTACAGACCACCCAGAAAATAATTGGCAGTGATAACAAAGATCtattatttcaaatatatttgagatttccttccttttgctttgggaattctgaaaacaattttttttctttcttttttgaaaactGAATTTGATCCCTTAAagggaattcagaaaaataatgagCTGAGGCAATGGGTGTGGATCTAGGCTGTCTCCCTCACCTCTTACCAAATAAAACTTTCCCACCAAAGAAGTGGGCAGCAAAGGATAAATTCCAGATGTGACCCAACAGGAATAAAGAACTCAGAAGCCTCCTTGTCCCCAGCAGAGTACATCCATTTTTCCTTGAAGAGTTATCCAGCATCCACCTGAATCAGCCAACAATAGCCATTGTGACAAACTCTATTACATCCTTTGGTGGGGGTAGGTGACAGCTATTTGGTGAAGGGACAGGAAGCCTgaaaattgctaaaaaaaataagtaaattcattgttttggattttgatGGCAATTCCGAAATTATGTTCTGGGGAAAAAGAGAAGCTTAAAGATCCTAAAATTTTAATCAAATGTTCCCAGCACTCTGAATGCTAATTTAGACATTATAACACTGAAAGGGTTCCATTGTTTCCCTCatcattacattttaaaagactGGGCTGGGTCCAAGGGGCATACCAAGTGGGTAGTGCTCTAAAAAAGCCACATTTTTGGATATGTCAGTGGAAAGCAGAAAGGCACCCCGTCTCAGCTCCACCCAGCCTAAAGGCCTGACCTCACTGTGGTGGCAGCCTGAGAGGCTGGCCACAGGCCAGACATGGGAGGAAAAGGACTTATCCCATGTTGTATCCAGGAAAAAGCCAGGGGTAAGCATGACCTAGACATCAGGGTGAGACCAAACAATTGCTTTATACCCAGTTGACCCTCAAAAAAAATGCGAAACACTGAAATAAGATGCTTCGAATGGTGGATCAAGGACCGTAACGAAGAAACTAGCCTCTAGCTCTCAAGGAGAAGGGAATGATTAAATAGGATCCAGAC
This DNA window, taken from Elephas maximus indicus isolate mEleMax1 chromosome 3, mEleMax1 primary haplotype, whole genome shotgun sequence, encodes the following:
- the S100A10 gene encoding protein S100-A10 gives rise to the protein MPSQMEHAMETMMFTFHKFAGDKGYLTKEDLRVLMEKEFPGFLENQKDPLAVDKIMKDLDQCRDGKVGFQSFFSLIAGLTIACNDYFVVHMKQKGKK